In Vanessa atalanta chromosome 9, ilVanAtal1.2, whole genome shotgun sequence, the genomic window TTGTTAGAAGAAAGAGCAGAGCGAGGGTGTCGTAGGAACAATCGAGAAACGTTTACCATCGAACAAAGGGAGATGGTTCATTGAGCGCGGGCGGCGGGCAGCGGGCGTGACGTCACGCCGCGACGAGGCCGATGCGGCGGGGATCGTGACCGGAGGAGCGCGGCGAGCACGCGCAGCGGAGCAGGCCAGCCTGGCCTCCAGTGACTCCGGGGACGAGGGCCAACGGCCGCCGCGCAAGCGGACGCGCAGGCTGTCGCCGGAGCCTACTATGCATCAGCCGTGCACCAACGGCGCTCACCTCAACGGTGACGCCGCTCGGAATGGAGACCTATCGCCAGGTCTTCGCATGGGCCAAACTGACCAGGAAATTGTCCGTCTCATTGGGCAACATCTCCTATCTGTTGGACTTGAGTGAGTTCCATTTTCATCATTCATTGAACgtagaaagcaaaattatggattcttttatgtataatacactaGTCtttcaagtataaaataatctctactgtatatgttttaattttacctacagatgttttttgtttactttacaacaaaacaaatttagtaCACAATTATACAGGCTGTTCACCATTTTTATGCTTTGTGTATGTGATGAAGAAACAACTTTTAGATGCATTAATTTGCACTAATTAATTCCGCCTTATATTTGTACAATCTAAAATTAGTGAAAGTTTTAAGCCTTACTTCATTTTGACTTGAGAATAGTTGTTTGTCGCAGTTGaagaataaaagtaatacttctttatttaatatagaagataCCGATACAATTTAGAcctctatttatattttctatcaatACCTATTATGCAGAATAAACACTTGTGAGTAACACAATTGGAGGATTTGTCAACAAACtacttattgtttaaataaacaaagaaatctCTTTGTGAATAAGTAAAATTGAGGCACTTCTTGTAATATTtgttagaaattataataatttgattgataaTGCCATGATGatggttttattttgtttacatatttaaagaagATAATGATCAATATAACTGTTGTCTTTGTCTAGTaggaaaatatttagttaatgtGTATTTATCAGGAAtacttttaacataataaacataaatgatttttgcTATATTATACAATGTTAGGTTTATGTAAGGTTTTGTTCACATgctagtgtttttttattttttattgctgaaTGTAGTACTACCATtcataaaataacacatttataataaggAGGAATATGGGGCAAGTGATGGTCCAGGTCACCTtctcccatagacattgacattgtaatagatttaaattattccatTCAGTCATAATATGTTAATGCTGGAATTGCTGTATCTGTTCTTGGTTTTTCCCTTTAATCTAATTTAACTTAGACTTAACTATACCTGGGCTGGCTGGAAAAGGTTATAGGTCCTCAAAATCTtgacagcaaaaaaaaagaagtatattGTTGGTTATTATAATTGTGCTAGAATCTGTAGCTTTGTGCAaggttaccacccactcatcatatattctactgccaagcagccaTACaaagtatagttgtgttccggtttgaagggttactGTGTCACAACAGgaacaagggtcataacatcttagtccccatGATTGGTAGTGCATTGATGCagtaaggattggttaaaaatattatggacCAATGACTATAGGACGTCTTATACTTATCATTGGTCATTGCCCATTTTGCATTGTCCTCCTACCaatcaaattatacattaataacaaaacaaaagcaCAAGATGTGTATGTAAAATACCATTAGTTAAGCAGTTAAGAACAACAAACAAACCAACTCATCTTTACGTTTATTGAATGTAttaaaaagcacttttgaattggtaatttaaaagtgcttttaagagttactagaataaattatattttattgtcgaTTCTCTACTGTACAtatgattgttatttatattattgctttGTTCTCACatagtattatgtatttagctatatatatattacaaagtggtaaaatttgtttgtatgtagggttAAATCGAGAATAATGGGTATAAGTGATTGGaatgcatgcatcttaaccgatgatttcgtattcaaacccaggcaagcaccattgacttttcatgtgctttatttgtgtttataattcatatcgtgctcggcggtgaaggaaaacatcgtgaggaatcatatataagcatattccaccaacccgcattggagcagcgtggtggaatatgctccaaaccttctcctcaaagagagaggaggccttaggccagcagtaagaaatttacaggctgctaatgtttagGGTATAATCCTCCgcaactaatttaattaatcctattttgtttttttttttggtcgtAGTAATTTACACTATTACTGAGTGCCatagagtataaattatatttacatcaaaTCATTGTCGGCGGGTCgctagtctatactaatattataaatgcaaaagtaactctgtctgtctgtctgtcgctctttcacggccaaaccactgaacgtatttgacaaaatttggtatgaagcaagcttgacgTAGCCTACGCGAACGTAACCGCAGGCGAAAactagttaaattaataatataatagaaagtatTTTAGTGTTATACTTTAATGAGTGAGTGAGCTATTGTAATTACAGCACGAGGACACTTGAGTGAGACTTAAGTTTAGTGAGTGACAATGACGGCATAAGGAGTAGTTTAGTTAATATTAGTTATAGTGCCAATACCGTACCGTACCGTAGTACCGTATTATGGTACATTAATATAACTTACTATCAGATGcattctataaaaaaacatgtatcaAAAACCAAGAAGAGATAGGTTTTTGGAGATAACAACATAAAGTTATCATCAACgcgattatgatttaaaaaaaataacgaatcttttagaaaaaaaagcatAGGAGGAATAAAAGTTTCTTAAAACAAGACTAGTTcgtaatgtttatataagatCTACCTTCGAACGTAGACTTACAGCATTTTCTTATCCCTCAACAACAacaattttcctttaaaataaccttatattacaaagaatggttaataaaGTTTCTATATCGGTCGCCGAATCGCAGTTCCGGTTTCAATCGGACGGTAGTTTAAAGAAGATAATAACGAAAACAACATCCCATCAGGCGCAGTGCATCGTTGCTGATGGAGGAGTCAGGACTGCACTTGGAGCACCCGGCGGCCGCCACGTTTCGGCAGCACGTGCTTGCCGGCGACTGGGTGAAGGCCGACCATGACCTGGGTGTCCTGCACGATCTGCTGCGCGACTCGCCGCACGTCGACACGCATAATCTCTCTGTAAGTTTCGTTCGCTATACCTAAGATTGTTTTTCTttacagtaatatataatttcttgcGTCGACCCTGACCGTTTAATCGTCTTAATAATACTTGTTAGTCAATTTCATTATCGATAACTCGCTATCCGCGTCACCAGAGCCACGAAATTACGTGACCAACGTCACGTAATTCGTTCTGGGCGACCGGCGAGTGCGAGACAACGAACCGtgcaataaaatgtaatcattcGGTCGCTTCAGGAGATGAAGTTCGTGGTTCTGGAACAAAAGTACCTGGAGCACCTCGAAGCGGGACGCGTGCTGGACGCGCTGCACGTGCTGCGGAACGAGCTGACGCCGCTGCAGCACGACACGCCGCGCGTGCACCGCCTGTCCGCGCTCATGATGTGCGCCGACGCGGCCGAGCTGCGGGCGCGCGCGCACTGGCCGGGCGGGCCGCCCTCGCGCGCCGCCGTCCTCGCGCGCGTGCAGGTACGCGCCGCCAGCcccccgcccgcgccgccgcgccgccgcgccgacGGGCTGCTCGTAACGCGCGTGCTCTGTGCAGGCCGTGCTGCCGCCCGCGCTGATGATGGCGCCGGGCCGGCTGCGCGCGCTGCTGGCGCAGGCGGCGGCGCAGCAGGCCGCGCGGTGTCGCTTCCacgccgcgccgcgcccgccgctcGCGGCCGCCGTCCCCGCCACCGCTGCCACGACCACCACCACGGTCGCGGTCCCCGTGCCGCCCGTGGACCCCATCCCCTTCTCACTGCTCGCAGATCACCACTGCTCCGCCGATCAGTTTCCTATACATTCACTGCAGGTACTAGCCggcttaaaataatctattatttaaaatttacgcgATGGTCGGGTGGTTCGCGACAATGGTCGAATAAGAGATACGAAAAGGTTTTTCTGTTGCTTCTTTAAGTTTAATCTGTCTCAATTTAACGAAAGGAATACTTTTTTCATCACAGGTGCTAAACGAACACTGCGACGAGGTGTGGTACTGCAAGTGGTCGCCCGACGGCTCCAAGCTGGCGTCGGGCTCGAAGGACAATACCGTCATGATATGGGATTTCGACCCCATAGCCAAGCGGCTCTCCTTCAGGTCTACACTCTTTGACTgctaattaagtttaattaaaatattaggatagtttttattatcatctcatttttaattaatacttcacAGAAAATCGTTGGAGGGTCATTCATACGGCGTGTCATATCTATCGTGGAGTCCTGACGGCCGCTACCTCATAGCCGCCGGGCCCGAAGACTGTCCCGATCTCTGGATCTGGAATATGGAGGTAGAGAATTACACTCGAAAGCTTTAATTCAACGTAATCCCATCGTGTGTATGGTCGGTGCACGTGCACTCTAACGTCCGCGGGTGCGTTTCAGACGGAGCAGCTCCACCTGAAGATGACGCACTCGCAGGAGGACTCCCTGACGGCGGTTGCGTGGCACGCCTCGTCCGACAAGTTCGTgtgcggcggcgcgcgcggacAGTTCTACCACTGCAGCCTCGACGTGAGTCCCGCCGGCCGCCCTGACCGACGCACACGCCCCCCCCCCGCTGTCGCTAACCGAGTGTCTCCGCAGGGCACGCTGCTCAACAACTGGGACGGCGTGCGCGTGAACGCGCTGGCGTGTCGCGGCGACGGCAAGGTGCTGGCGGCCGACACGCACCACCGCGTGCGCGCCTACGACTTCGCCGACCTCACCGACCGCAACCTGTGAGCCTTAGTGTAGTCTGTACTCTGTGCACTGTGCATATACTGTGCGATCCTACTGAAGACAAGAGCCGCTGCTATTGAGCAAACATCACTGATCGCATTCCATCTCactcttttattaatttcatctgtgctctatatttatgaaacaagGAGCCGGCTATCATTCTGCAAATTTCCTTAAATTATCTTTAGAAAAAAGCCTCAAACCAAAATTGCTTATATCCGCCGACAGCATCCAAGAGGAACACGCGGTGATGGCGATGACGCTGAACGCGGCTGACTCCCTACTATTGCTCAACGTGGCCAACCAGGGCGTGCACCTCTGGGACATACGTGAGTTTTTGGCGGAGTTTATgtaatgctttaaaaaaatcaaaatttcagtagtcttcaaaattaatataattattttgagtatttaatttaacgagTCAGTATTTATTTAGTTGAACAATCTGAACCGTGAAATAATGAtgtttaacttttaaatgaaaaattttacaCGTAAGAGCCcattcaaataaagtatatattaacttaaatcatgtgtaattatattacaggtGCGCGTGCGCTGGTGCGTCGCTTCCGCGGCCTGTCGCAGGGACACTTCACCATACACGCGTGCTTCGGCGGGGCGCACCAGGACTTTATCGCATCGGGCAGCGAGGACAATAAGGTGACGAGACGACACTTTTATCACATATAAACCTGCGATGCGCAGATATTTAATGCTGTGACACGACGCATAGTGCAGATGATGCAGGTGACCGGTTGAAAGCCATTCAGAGGTGCCGAAGCTGCTGCAACTTAAACCGTAGAGAAATGTCTGTGGAGGTAATAGCACTGGGCGCATGTCCTCTTGCAGGTGTACATCTGGCACGTGGGCGGGGAGGAGCCCATCGCGGTGGTGTCGGGCCACACGCGCTGCGTCAACGCCGTGGCCTGGAACCCGCGCCACCACGACGTGCTGGTCTCCGCCTCTGACGACTACTCGCTGCGACTGTGGGGCCCGCGCGCGCACCAGCACTAGCGACCGCCGCCCCCCCGACCACGGCACCACCACCACACCACCACACCACCACCCGACCGCCGCCCGACTGATATCCGCCCGCCGCGGTGCGAGCTTTTTAAACTACAGTTGAgagaagattatttaaaaaataccggAGCAATTACAGCAACCGAATAATCCCGTCGACTGTACCTATAATACGATACAGAGTAGGAACGAGTAGTCAGTGCCGACTCACGACTCCTGTATAGCAgatgtattttattacgaatGTGGCTTACTTTGTTCGGGAACATTCCTTGAATCAAGGATGACATTCTTATAGAGATCAATTATGAAGAGAATATTCGagttgattattaaaattatcgtcacgattattatatgttattcaaTGAAGTGTTGTGCGGTCAATGTCCTTCCATGTGATCGAAAATATTAGatggttttatattaaatgtaattaatttgtttacggTACTGAAAAAACACATCAATGTTCAATATTTTGTCTCTACAACAGTATTTATTGTTGTACTGTGATGTGGGTTTGGTATTccgatgaaaatatttatattttgatatacgaATGAAACTGTGTACTTAATTTCCCTTTATCGCAGGATGCGATGAGCATTTTAAACTATCACACTTTTAAATTCCTTTAAAAATTGTTCAGTGATAGATGCGATGTTATTGCGATGAAAATTCTCAATGAAAAGGaaacctttataaaatatatcattgttgTGTGCAATGCGAGTGCCATTTCAGAGTGCAATAATATCGGTTTTTCCATTATAGTACATCGAAAAGTAATGTCGAGTACACGCCGACGATGTGCACACAGGTTTTATTCGAATCGACGTAAATAGTCGAGATAAACATTACAGGAGATTTGTTCATATGACAAGTATGTTAAGTTTAACTCGGCGAGATGTCGAACATgaatattagaaaatttaagGTTGTGTCAGACGAATGTCCTCGAAAATCGTATTTTGTTACGTGGTTTGTTTATTAGAGTAGACAGACGCGGGGCGGCCGCGTCCGCGTGAGTAGGTTAGTTAGAATAAGCTttctatatcaaaatttatgaaCTGATGGTATATTTGATAATTGAGACAGAATGACGTTTTTTAGTGTGTTTGGTTAATTATGAGAATAAGCCTTCTAGCCGTCACACCCGCTTCGGGCGTAAGGCTCGATGCACACTGTGCGTAAGCGCCATCGCCATTAACGTTTCGCTAGTGTGGATCGGCCTTACTGTCATATTGAAGATGTATGAGATGTCTATTGAAGATTGGTTTTATAAGTTAGCGAGCGATGAGCACTCGAGCTTGGAGTGATATCTTTGAATGCAATACTATAGCTCTAACGGTGTTATGTATTAGTGCGTTAagtgatttaatataaagtcgGCGCGCCGCGACCCGCGCTCACAGGAACGAACTTAGAATAATAATGTAAGACTGTACTATAACTATCGCCGGTtacaccaccaccaccaccaccactaACACTGTGAATCTCTCTCGAGGTTGTCTGCCGGCGGGCCGTTGCAAGGACCGACACGAAACGTccgaatgatgatgatgatatgttGTTATCTTATTTAGTTATGTACATAATGCCTAAATTGTAAGGTATGAAAATATCACCATTCGCCATCCTCGGCGTTCACACTTCCCTCTAGCGCCGCCCTCACAAGATATCACGCTGTCAGTAATTCAAGATAGATTTTTGTATTCTTTGATTGAACGTCCAAAGCTGATGTAACTAATAAATCGCTTTAATTGTTACGAACTCCGGGACCACACATACACACCACACTCCCCAATACGAACAAACTCCCATCGCacctaaaaaaatttaaagagtcCATCGAGGCCTATTTACCGAATTTACAATCTGTGATTTTAGAATATTTCCTAAATTTCCCGGcacaatataaatcataaattagtATCGCGAATTGAAACGCGCCATGGGTGTAGGACGAGGCAATGTCCGCCGGCTGTCGAGACGGCGTCCGGAGTTCGCGTTCGTACCAAATATCAGACGATAGTTGCGTGAGTGTTGTGTGTAGAAGTACAAAGAGCGATCGATAATAAATAACCTAACGTTAGTATAGAGTAGGAGGTGGcgattgttataaataattattatatatcaataaattttttatcgtaaaaatttacgtgttttattattctgtgtgtgtgtatacccaattatttacataaacatctACATAGCTTATGAATTTTCATAATAGTAATATcagtactataaaaaaatattaaactgtgtaaaaatactcaaaagttacaaatcaaaatattacttatacaaaTAGACTCGTACAGACACGTgatgttacagtattgaattaaatgtaaagctactaatTAAAATGTGGTCATGTGATATACATTTTCTGAAACTTTGTGCCTTTATAGTTAAATGTCTGTTAGTTTCagtttaatctatattaaaatctaaCTATAAAAATCACACAATATCGAtagatcaaatatatttaatacactttATATACATAACAGTTAACATATCTTAACATAAgctaaacatacaaataaaataatagcatcAACAATTTTTTACTCATATGTTGGTCATAAAACTAGTACCTTAAATGAAGATTATTTCAAGCATAACACCGCTTCAGAGTGGTTGCATAGCTTTTAGCTAGTATTTGTTTTTccatttttctatatattagaTCTTTTGATGTGCAATGGAAATAGAATAAGGTTGTTTTagaataaaagaaaactaaacAAAGCCGGaagtatttaaacatatttcaatagcaaacttattataatataattattgcataATGAGGAGCAAACAATTCGATTAGCATTGTTTTTTCACAGCATCTATTTACCTTCAATGTACAAACACATTCAAAATAgtcttattttaattctatacacATCTTTAAGTCAGTTATAAATTGGCAGTTCCAGATTTCTCAACTAATTCAAGTAGCGTATGTAATGATGTGTCAAACAGCTCACAGCGTATCGGCATTTCCAAAGAATAGAAGGGATTTTTCAGAGCATAGTCGGAGTACAGCTCATAGATTCGTTTGAGGACTACATCAGGCCCTTGCATGTTGGGGTCAGTTACCACTATGAACTTCACACctagagaaatatttaaatataattattttaattaaagtaaatgttatatttggCAGATAATTGtgatgtgtgtatatatatgttaaccTGTTAATGTCTGAAAACATGATAGTTTGAATGAGTC contains:
- the LOC125066171 gene encoding WD repeat-containing protein 26, whose amino-acid sequence is MHQPCTNGAHLNGDAARNGDLSPGLRMGQTDQEIVRLIGQHLLSVGLERSASLLMEESGLHLEHPAAATFRQHVLAGDWVKADHDLGVLHDLLRDSPHVDTHNLSEMKFVVLEQKYLEHLEAGRVLDALHVLRNELTPLQHDTPRVHRLSALMMCADAAELRARAHWPGGPPSRAAVLARVQAVLPPALMMAPGRLRALLAQAAAQQAARCRFHAAPRPPLAAAVPATAATTTTTVAVPVPPVDPIPFSLLADHHCSADQFPIHSLQVLNEHCDEVWYCKWSPDGSKLASGSKDNTVMIWDFDPIAKRLSFRKSLEGHSYGVSYLSWSPDGRYLIAAGPEDCPDLWIWNMETEQLHLKMTHSQEDSLTAVAWHASSDKFVCGGARGQFYHCSLDGTLLNNWDGVRVNALACRGDGKVLAADTHHRVRAYDFADLTDRNLIQEEHAVMAMTLNAADSLLLLNVANQGVHLWDIRARALVRRFRGLSQGHFTIHACFGGAHQDFIASGSEDNKVYIWHVGGEEPIAVVSGHTRCVNAVAWNPRHHDVLVSASDDYSLRLWGPRAHQH